A segment of the Aureliella helgolandensis genome:
CCTCGACTTGATTCCTGAGTGGTCATTGTGCATGGCAGAACAGACCTACGATTGAATTGTCGTGAACGTCGCAATCGGTTCCTGCCTAGCATCCCACGTGTACTGCGACGAGTCCGAGCATGCTCAGTTTGGCAGATTTCCCCTAGAGCGACGGCAAATCCCATAGTCCACTGACTGCGATTTCCAGGACCACCACAGCCAAAGAACACGACTCTCTCCTATAGCAATTCCTGCAGAATGAGGACTCGGTTCGGCAGCACGAAGATGCGAAAACTCAAGATCGCCAGCGCTGAGGAATGGCATTGCGGTAGGGTAGACGCAATTGTGTTCACGCAGGTGGGCACCTCGGCCCTGCCCATCCTTATCAACGAATTTTCATTTCCTCGCTTCAGACAATACAGGCTGTATGCGAAAGACCTCAATCGCTTTAAACTGAACAGAGTCTTTGCGGGGCAGAGCAAACCAGTCCCTCCACGGCCTGAGTTCCCGATGCAGGGTAGGAGAGAACATGACGGCGAATAAGACGAACAACTCTATTTCGAGCGACGATCTGATCCGGGCATTGAGTGAGTCGTCCGCGTATCCGCATGCCGCCCAATCGCCAGTCACAGTGCATGAGACCCATATTTCATGGGTGTTTCTCGTTGGTGAGTTTGCCTACAAGGTCAAGAAACCAATAAAGACCAGCTTTCTCGACTATGGAACGCTGGAAAAGCGACACAAATTCTGCGAAGAAGAGCTGCGGCTCGATGCACGCTATTCAGAGGGACTTTACTTAGAGGTTGTTCCCATCACGCTTGTCGACGGAACACCACGCATGGATGGACCGGGGGAACCATTTGAATATGCCGTCAAGATGTCTCGTTTTCCCGAAAATGCATTGTTAAGCCAGCGCCTTGAATTGGGCGCCCTCCCCAGTACCGAGATTCAACAACTAGCATCCACTGTCGCGAAATTCCACCAAGGCGCGTTCAAGATCGACAGCAACAGTCCATGGGGCAGGCCCGATTCAGTGCTTCGCAATGCCCTTGATAATTTCCAAGACCTGGAAGCAGCGGTCACTGGGGATGAGTTAACGACTTTGCAAGTCTTGAAGGCCTGGACTCTCGAGTACTTCGCGGAACATCAGCATGAGTTCCAACGGCGAATTGCGAACGGGTTCATACGCGAATGTCACGGCGACTTACATCTCGCCAATATTGTCTATTGGAACGGTCACCTGATGCCGTTTGATGGTATCGAGTTCAATGAGGACTTTCGCTGGATCGACGTCCTGAGCGATGCCGCATTTCTCGCGATGGACTTTGCGGCGCGTGGGCACCTGGAATTGTGCCGCAGCTTCATTAACGCCTACTTAGAACAGACTGGCGACTACGCGTCACTCACCTCACTACGGTGGTACTTGGTGTACCGCGCCCTGGTGCGAGCTAAGGTCGCAGCATTGAGAGCCGACCAGGCTGGGCAGAGCGAAAGCGATCGACAAAGGGCCCGGGAAGACTGCGCGCAGCACATCGACTTGGCGCATCGATTTTCAGTGCGTGAGGAGCCCTGCTTGTGGATTACGCATGGGTTCAGCGGAAGCGGCAAAACGACACAAAGCGAGATTTTGGTTCAACGGCGAGACGCAATACGCGTGCGAAGCGATGTCGAGCGGAAGCGTTATTCGGGGCTAGAAAGGAATGAGCGTCCGGATCAAAAAACGCAGCAAGAACTGTATTGCGAGTCAGCCACGCATGCTACCTACGAACGCCTTCGCCAACTGGCAATCGGGATTCTTCGCGCAGGTTATTCAGTGGTGGTGGATGCCACGTTCCTAAAGCGTAACGACCGTCAGCTGTTCAAAAGTACGGCGGATAGTGAGGGCGTGCGTTTTGCGATTCTTGATTGCCATGCCGACGAACAAACACTTCGGCAGCGCGTCGCCGACCGCGTGGCGAAAAACAACGATGCCTCCGATGCGAACATTCGAGTACTAGAGGAACAACTGGCTTCGCACGATCCATTGTCGGAACGTGAACTCAAGTATATTTGCGGTATACCAAGTAAGTGTCCCTAGAGGAATGACGGCACGCACCTTCACCTGCCAGTGGTGTGCGGATGCGGATCAACGGCGATCTCCATGCCACCGCCCGAAACGTGGGGCTCTGACAATGGTGGGAACAGCTACGGAAGCACAAGTATTCGAAAAAGCTGTGAACTCGAAAAAGCAGTGAACTTACAATTCCCAGAAAAGATCGCAGTCACCAAGGCGTGGTGGAAGCGGCTTGAATCAAACGAGATACTCCACCTCGATCACAGTATCCACAGTGATCGTGGGGCCCCCATTGTGGATCAAGGTAGTTTGAAGAATGAGAGTTATCGTTTTCAGCACAAAGCCCTATGATCGTCAATTCCTAGAATCTGCGAACACTTCATTCAATCACGATCTAACCTTCCTGGAAGCTAGATTGACGTTGGAGACAGTCGAACTCGTCAAGGGTTATGATTGTGTTTGCGCTTTCGTCAACGACCAGTTGAACTCCGAGGTGTTAGAGATCTTGGCCAACTACGGCGTGCAAACTATTGCCTTGCGCTGCGCTGGTTTTAACAATGTCGATCTCGCGGTAGCACAACAACGTGGCCTCAAAGTCGTCCGCGTTCCCGCCTACTCACCGTACGCAGTTGCCGAACATACCGCCGGCTTGGTATTGATGCTGAACCGCAATCTCCATCGGGCCTACTCACGGGTGCGTGACGGGAACTTTGCGCTCAGCGGGTTGCTTGGTTTCGATCTTCACGGTCGCACCGTAGGCGTTATTGGGATGGGGCAAATCGGTCAGGTCTTCGCCAAGATCATGTCTGGGTTTGGGTGCCGCGTGATCGCCTACGACAAATACCCCAACCAGCAATGTCGTGAACATGGGATAGAGTTTGTCGACCTCCCCAAGCTGTTCGCAGAGTCGGATATTATTTCGCTTCATTGCCCCTTGACGCCAGACACGCAACACATGATCAACGCTGCAACCATTGCCCAAATGAAGAGAGGTGTGATGATCATCAACACCAGCCGCGGTGCCGTGATTGACACTCAAGCTGTGATTCGCGGATTAAAGAGTGGGCAAATTGGCCATCTCGGATTGGACGTGTATGAAGAAGAAGCGGACGTCTTTTTTGAAGATCTATCCAATGAAGTCATCCCCGATGATGCGTTGTCCCGTTTGCTGACATTTCCCAACGTCGTCGTCACCGGACACCAAGCTTTTTTCACGAAAGACGCGCTGACCTGCATCGCGGAAACCACGCTTCAGAACATCACCTCGATCGAACAATTGGGGACGTGCAAAAACGAAATTAAGCGCTGAAGCCCTATCCCTAAATGATGCCTCCAGATGGCTCCGCCGATCGGCATTTTCCCGAACGGACCGGCAGAGCGGTTCGGCGACTATCCGCCAATAATTGTTCCAGTGGTCCTTAGTGAGATCGACCGGCCCGCTCCCAGGTGTGTCGAGTATCTATTGCCCTGAGCCGGCAAAACGCCAATCTGAGCACTCGAGCGCGGTAACCCGAACTGCTGATCTCGAAGGGCTAGGGGAGGTTGCTCGGTAGTGGAGGTTCCGTCTTAACGTCGCTTTTTTGTTCCCACCGGACGTCGTACCTTTTCCGTCGTCACTTTTTCGTCATTTCATGTACCAAACTGAGCATTGCTTGTGCATCGATGGGCTTGGAGAGATAGTCGTTGCAGCCCGCTTCCAGACATTTGCTCATATCGCCTTGCATGGCGTCTGCGGTCAACGCAATGATCGGACCGGTAAAGCCGAGCGCCCGCATTTGTCGGGCCGTTGAATAACCATCCAGAATCGGCATCTGCATGTCAAGCAGAACCAGGTCGGGGCACGTCGCACTATCAAAACAGGCGGTAATATGATCAATAGCATGCTGCCCGTCTTCGCATTCTTCCACCGTAGCGCCGGCTCCGGTGAGAATGCGTTTGCTCAGAAAGCGAATGTCGCGTCGATCATCAACAATCAGCACATGACAGGATAATTTCGATGGCGGAGCCAGCTTTAAAAACTCTTCTACATCAGAATTGGATTCATCGTATTCCACCAGCTCGGAATCGGCGATCTCCCCGGTCGCGATGTCAATCGTGAACGTGCTGCCAACGCCCGCAGTGCTACTGACTGAGATACGTCCGCCCAGTGTTTCTGCTAGTCGCTGACTGATGGCAAGTCCTAAGCCAGTTCCCCCAAAATTTCGGGTGACACTCGCGTCCCCCTGCGAGAAGGGCTTGAACAAGCGTGGCAGCTGCTCGTCCGAAATGCCGATACCTGTGTCAACTACATCGAACTGCAGCTGTTGAGTCTGGCGATTGAAGCGAACACGGATCTGGATGCGTCCCTTAGGCGTGAACTTGATCGCATTGCCAATGAGGTTGATGAGGATCTGCTTGAGTCGCTTGGCATCCGAATGGATCGTTTTGGGTAGTTTTCCATCGTACTCAACATCTAACGTCAATCCTCCTTCCTTAGCGCGGACCTCCATGATGCTACGCACATCTTCAACCAAACGATGCGGCTCAAAGCGTTCGCAATCCACATCCAGTTTATCGGCTTCGATTTTGGAGAGGTCCAAAATATCGTTAATAATCTGGAGCAGGTAGTGGCCGTTACGACGAATGGTTTGCAAGTGCTGGGCAGCTTCCTCCTGCTCGACCAAACCCTTCAACAGCTCCGCATAGCCTAAGATTGCGGTCATTGGTGTTCGAATTTCATGCGACATGTTCGCTAAGAACGCGCTCTTGGCTTCATTGGCAGCCTCGGCAACCGCACGTGCTTTCTTCAATTCCACTTGCGACTCATGTCGTTCGTGGGCATCGATGACTGACCCCACGTACCCGAGGAACTTGCCATCCGCATCAAAGCGAGGGCGTCCAGCATCGATAACCCATCGATAGTGGCCATCCGCGGTACGCAGTCGAAAATCAATTTCGTATGCGTCCCTTCGATCGGCCGCTTCCAAGAATGAATTTCGCGCCATTTCCCGATCTTCAGGATGAATCGCATCAGTCCAACCTAAGCCCAACCCTTCGCCCTCTGTTTGGCCAGTGAAGTCATACCATCTTTGCGAATGAAAATTGCAGTCGTAGTTCTCGTCGGTAACCCAAATCATCGCCGGCGCGGTATTGGCCATATTGCGAAAACGCTCTTCGCTTTGCGCCACCGCCAACTGCATTTCCCGTAGTCGCGTGATGTCCATCACGATCCCCGAACAGGTCTTGGTCCCATCGTTGAGGATGACTACCGACCCCCGTCCCTGGAAATATCTGGTTGAACCGTCTGGTAATTCCACGGTGTAGTCCTCACTGAACGTCCCGCCTCCTTCCAGCAACTCAGTAATCGATTTTCGAACTCGCTCTCGGTCTTCATCCACCATGCGTGAGGTAAAGTCGTCGTAAGCGATGGGGACTCCAACGTCGAAACCAAACATCCGCGTCAGGCTCTCATCCGCCGTAAACGCGCCCGTATGTAAATCAAAACTCCATGACCCGACACGACTGACAGACATGCTCAATTCGAGCAAACGCTTCGCCTGCGTCAATTCGGTGGCTGCGGCATATCGCTCTGAGATATCGACCCCGGAAGGAATCAGGTATTCGACGTTACCTTCATCATCGAACACCGGCGCGATCATGAAGTCAATCATCACTCCTTCGTCGCCGTGGGCGAACAGCGACACGTCGTAGCGCACGACTTCGCCCCGCAACGCTTGCTGCATTGCATCACGCGTCTTTGCAGCGACTGCGGGATCATAGCTCCACCAAGGTGCTTCCGCAAAATGCTTTCCAATAACGTCCTCGCGCCGAGTATGCGCGATTTCCAGCGAACTATCGTCGACTTCCAAGAGCATTCCATCGCGATCGATAACGCCGACCAGCCCCAATTGGTTGTTGATCACGCGCCGTAGATGAGCTTCGCGATTTGCCAATTCCTCTTCGGACCGGGCTCGTTCGATTCGAATGCCGACGCGATCGGCAACTTCCTGCAACAGCTTGCACTCTTCGGCGGTCCATGCGTGAGGCTCAGCAGCCAACGCAGAAACAACGAATTTAGTACCACGATCGGTGACATAGGCTGAGTTACAAAAGGCGCCGATATTGAACTGGCGAAAGCTCTCAACGATGCGTTCGTCTCGCCCCAGAACCTGCGTATCATTTGAAATCACTTGCTTTCCCGCAATCAATGCCTTGCGTTCGGTTTCGTCATGGAAGTTCCGAACTGGGTGTTTTCCAAGCAAGCTTGGTTCATCGCGTTGGTGATAGTCGCACAAGATGTTCGCAATTTCCCCTCCCTCGTCGAACTCGACCAACAGGCAGCGCGATAACCCCAGGAAGTTAGCCGTCAGCCTGGTGGAAACATCCATCAAACTGTCGACCGATGCCAATTGAACAAGTTCAGTTTGCAAATCGGAAATAAACGCAAGATTTAGTTCTTCCGCCTTACGCTCCGAAATATCTTGCACCAAACCGGTCACTTGCAAAGGAACACGATCCCGATCACGGTGAATGACGCCGCGTTCTTCCACCCAAATCATGCGGCCGTTGTGCGGTTGCATCAGTCTGAATTCAACACAATGGCT
Coding sequences within it:
- a CDS encoding bifunctional aminoglycoside phosphotransferase/ATP-binding protein, with the translated sequence MTANKTNNSISSDDLIRALSESSAYPHAAQSPVTVHETHISWVFLVGEFAYKVKKPIKTSFLDYGTLEKRHKFCEEELRLDARYSEGLYLEVVPITLVDGTPRMDGPGEPFEYAVKMSRFPENALLSQRLELGALPSTEIQQLASTVAKFHQGAFKIDSNSPWGRPDSVLRNALDNFQDLEAAVTGDELTTLQVLKAWTLEYFAEHQHEFQRRIANGFIRECHGDLHLANIVYWNGHLMPFDGIEFNEDFRWIDVLSDAAFLAMDFAARGHLELCRSFINAYLEQTGDYASLTSLRWYLVYRALVRAKVAALRADQAGQSESDRQRAREDCAQHIDLAHRFSVREEPCLWITHGFSGSGKTTQSEILVQRRDAIRVRSDVERKRYSGLERNERPDQKTQQELYCESATHATYERLRQLAIGILRAGYSVVVDATFLKRNDRQLFKSTADSEGVRFAILDCHADEQTLRQRVADRVAKNNDASDANIRVLEEQLASHDPLSERELKYICGIPSKCP
- a CDS encoding 2-hydroxyacid dehydrogenase produces the protein MRVIVFSTKPYDRQFLESANTSFNHDLTFLEARLTLETVELVKGYDCVCAFVNDQLNSEVLEILANYGVQTIALRCAGFNNVDLAVAQQRGLKVVRVPAYSPYAVAEHTAGLVLMLNRNLHRAYSRVRDGNFALSGLLGFDLHGRTVGVIGMGQIGQVFAKIMSGFGCRVIAYDKYPNQQCREHGIEFVDLPKLFAESDIISLHCPLTPDTQHMINAATIAQMKRGVMIINTSRGAVIDTQAVIRGLKSGQIGHLGLDVYEEEADVFFEDLSNEVIPDDALSRLLTFPNVVVTGHQAFFTKDALTCIAETTLQNITSIEQLGTCKNEIKR